The following are encoded together in the Parabacteroides chongii genome:
- the rodA gene encoding rod shape-determining protein RodA translates to MGYRKTEMWKTIDWFTIILYMLMIVAGWFTICGASFEFDSMSLFDINGRPGSQLMWVGISMVVIFVILMLESDFFDVFGYLIYAAIILLLIATIFFAPNIKGSHSWLQLGSFRIQPAEFAKFATALAVAKFMNSYGFQLTTVKNFSITLLLIFLPMICIILQKETGSALVYFAFFLMLYREGMSGYILLAGVCAVAFFVTTMKFSDVVVGATDMGTLIVSSMILVISFFLVARIRKNRMALQIMLGGTALVYLVAYITSLFIPVNFAWVSVGLVGLAIVYLIYLSLRNWVWHYGMIAAFALGSMAFMYSVDYVFDEILEPHQQIRIKVSLGLEDDPSGAGYNVNQSKIAIGSGGLTGKGFLNGTQTKLKYVPEQETDFIFCTVGEEHGFVGSTLVLLLFGAFIIRLVVLAERQNTTFGRVYGYSVASIFFFHLAINVGMVTGLTPVIGIPLPFFSYGGSSLLGFTILLFIFLRLDASRRER, encoded by the coding sequence ATGGGGTACAGAAAGACTGAAATGTGGAAGACGATTGACTGGTTTACCATTATACTTTATATGTTGATGATAGTAGCCGGTTGGTTCACTATTTGTGGTGCCAGTTTTGAGTTTGACAGCATGAGCCTGTTTGATATAAACGGACGTCCCGGATCGCAGCTGATGTGGGTGGGTATTTCTATGGTGGTTATTTTTGTCATACTGATGCTGGAAAGCGATTTCTTCGATGTCTTCGGTTATCTGATATATGCAGCTATTATCCTTTTGCTGATAGCTACTATCTTTTTTGCTCCGAATATCAAAGGATCTCATTCATGGTTGCAACTGGGGTCTTTCCGTATACAGCCGGCGGAGTTTGCAAAGTTTGCAACGGCACTGGCTGTGGCGAAGTTCATGAATTCTTATGGATTTCAACTGACCACAGTCAAGAACTTTTCTATAACACTCCTGCTTATTTTCCTGCCGATGATTTGTATCATTCTGCAAAAAGAAACCGGTTCGGCATTGGTTTATTTTGCTTTTTTCCTGATGCTATATCGGGAGGGCATGTCCGGATATATTCTGCTGGCAGGTGTTTGTGCGGTAGCTTTTTTTGTGACGACCATGAAGTTCTCGGATGTTGTAGTAGGTGCAACGGATATGGGAACATTGATTGTCTCTTCAATGATATTGGTTATTTCTTTTTTTCTTGTGGCTAGAATTCGCAAGAACAGGATGGCTTTACAGATTATGCTGGGAGGGACGGCTCTCGTGTATCTGGTAGCTTATATAACTTCTCTTTTTATCCCCGTAAATTTTGCCTGGGTTTCAGTGGGATTAGTCGGACTGGCTATCGTTTATCTGATATATCTTTCTCTTCGTAACTGGGTGTGGCATTATGGAATGATAGCGGCTTTTGCTTTAGGGTCGATGGCTTTTATGTATTCGGTGGATTATGTATTCGATGAAATACTGGAGCCTCACCAGCAAATTCGTATCAAAGTGTCGTTGGGATTGGAAGATGATCCCAGCGGAGCAGGTTATAATGTGAATCAGTCGAAGATCGCTATCGGGTCGGGTGGGTTGACCGGGAAAGGTTTTTTAAACGGGACACAGACCAAATTGAAATATGTGCCGGAGCAGGAAACCGATTTTATTTTTTGTACGGTAGGCGAGGAACATGGTTTTGTCGGTTCTACGCTTGTCCTTCTCCTGTTTGGGGCATTTATTATCCGATTAGTCGTGCTTGCAGAACGGCAGAATACAACATTTGGCAGGGTGTACGGATATAGTGTTGCCTCCATATTCTTCTTTCACCTGGCTATCAACGTCGGAATGGTTACCGGGCTGACTCCTGTGATCGGTATTCCGTTGCCTTTCTTCAGTTATGGAGGCTCTTCTTTATTAGGTTTTACAATCTTATTATTTATTTTCCTTCGGCTGGATGCTTCCCGGAGAGAGCGTTGA
- the gldH gene encoding gliding motility lipoprotein GldH, with amino-acid sequence MTNLSIKLNREETNRRISPKLKGIVVVLFVFLCFSCDQQALYDQYQAIDNTTWGKDKEYYFSFHVDDITTPYNLTFEVRNNNMYPYQNLWLFCNEEQPIGPLKRDTIECVLADEFGKWYGHGISLFQSSFPIRTNYKFEHPGMYTFSFRQGMRDSTLRGIQEIGFRVEKVN; translated from the coding sequence ATGACAAACCTCAGCATCAAGCTAAACCGGGAGGAAACAAACCGGAGAATAAGCCCGAAGCTTAAAGGAATCGTTGTCGTTCTCTTTGTATTCTTATGCTTCTCCTGCGATCAACAGGCCTTGTACGACCAGTACCAGGCCATTGATAACACAACGTGGGGGAAGGATAAGGAATATTATTTTTCTTTTCACGTAGACGACATCACCACTCCTTACAACCTGACTTTTGAGGTTCGCAACAACAATATGTATCCTTATCAGAATCTTTGGCTATTCTGCAACGAAGAACAGCCGATCGGTCCTTTGAAGAGGGATACGATAGAATGTGTTTTAGCGGATGAATTCGGAAAATGGTATGGACACGGTATCTCCTTATTTCAGTCCAGTTTTCCCATACGGACAAATTATAAATTCGAACATCCGGGGATGTATACGTTCAGCTTCCGCCAGGGTATGCGTGACAGTACATTAAGAGGTATACAGGAAATCGGCTTCCGGGTAGAAAAAGTGAACTGA